A window of the Cheilinus undulatus linkage group 21, ASM1832078v1, whole genome shotgun sequence genome harbors these coding sequences:
- the znf281a gene encoding zinc finger protein 281, translating to MSIIQDKLGNEFLHSNGSMDSNFGPGMIMFSHLPPVTSFTRLAAHSVMQDLPPHEMILKKERDSPDCSMGTQGSRMGCVGVGDYVHTMGIKQEKLSEHDYRLPVYPGGLGKSTELLEVTVSNNQSLLVHDLNMGNLPSQLGKEPTGRKGRRSNGDGQEGKPRKKRSEAKQSMMLDPDGGSLSPGTKPHICEHCAASFRSSYHLRRHVLIHTGERPFRCSQCNMSFIQKYLLQRHEKIHSGEKPFSCDQCNMRFIQKYHMERHKRTHSGEKPYRCETCQQYFSRTDRLLKHKRTCGEAIKKGLDPGMMDMGCVDIGHGSYGITQGNAGSTGRKRGKSKNSGEGGERKKKKQDGEGLRIPHIQGAVSGGYSIHEFSLENQTVSSSTEPGPSMQQGHHSRAPKMAFKKANRKSVDKDKAGALEQSGGMDGLGLMQGNGAKVGPTSSNYDDAMQFLKKRRYLHAANNANSSGQVGVGGTSNEYDVGMGHLSTQQSVIQGVMDSDPPLSLDKSGIPDEVLQSLLDHYAQKPDGSHHDVHFDISDQHVELNPVSADGPDIGHNAGTASPSGDKNVMMNEYSRFLLQALERTSHSASFPLGPGTPTSGPFTSSHPGNPLYADKNIYTTSPLECGFGQSAASPSLPSSVPKSHFAMLTTSSPQHGFHLSSLEASTHQQLTPSQELSDQMEKHSSTPPSSYQISPSDLSSQKDHPPGKNGTVVYPLAASQDLTSLDSSKPSYQIENFAQAFGSQFKPDGSGLTYGTDSGGEVDHRIRTPVSEFSGYTSLLSDVNEPVSTGSKTTTSQSYR from the exons ATGAGCATCATTCAAGACAAACTAGGCAATGAATTCCTGCACTCCAACGGGAGCATGGACTCCAATTTCGGCCCAGGCATGATTATGTTCAGCCATCTCCCCCCGGTGACCAGCTTCACCCGGCTGGCTGCCCACTCCGTCATGCAGGACCTTCCGCCGCATGAAATGATCCTGAAGAAGGAGCGTGACTCACCTGACTGCAGCATGGGCACCCAGGGTAGCCGCATGGGGTGTGTGGGGGTTGGAGACTATGTTCACACCATGGGCATCAAGCAGGAGAAGCTGTCAGAGCACGATTATCGCCTTCCTGTTTACCCTGGAGGCCTCGGGAAGAGCACAGAGCTGCTGGAGGTGACAGTCAGTAACAACCAGAGCCTGCTGGTGCATGACCTCAACATGGGCAAC CTGCCGAGTCAGTTAGGAAAGGAACCCACTGGGAGAAAGGGTCGAAGGTCAAATGGTGATGGACAGGAGGGTAAACCAAGAAAAAAGCGAAGCGAGGCAAAG CAATCAATGATGCTGGATCCAGATGGAGGCAGTCTGTCACCGGGAACCAAGCCTCACATTTGTGAACACTGTGCTGCATCCTTCAGAAGTTCCTATCACCTACGCAGACACGTCCTCATACACACAG GTGAAAGACCCTTCAGATGCAGTCAGTGCAACATGAGTTTCATTCAGAAGTATCTTCTCCAGCGACATGAGAAAATCCACAGTG gAGAGAAGCCATTCAGCTGTGACCAGTGTAATATGCGTTTCATTCAGAAGTACCACATGGAGAGGCACAAGAGGACACACAGTGGTGAAAAACCATACAGATGTGAGACCTGCCAACAG TATTTTTCTAGGACAGACCGACTGCTTAAGCACAAGCGAACCTGTGGAGAAGCCATAAAGAAGGGGCTGGATCCCGGGATGATGGACATGGGTTGTGTAGACATAGGACATGGCAGCTATGGAATCACTCAGGGAAATGCTGGGAGTACTGGGAGGAAGCGGGGGAAGTCAAAAAACTCTGGAGAGGGAGGGGAGCgcaagaagaagaagcaagATGGAGAAGGGCTGAGGATACCGCATATTCAGGGGGCGGTGTCTGGAGGCTACAGTATCCATGAGTTCTCTTTGGAGAACCAAACGGTGTCTTCTTCCACTGAGCCAGGACCCAGCATGCAACAGGGCCATCACAGCAGAGCTCCAAAGATGGCGTTCAAAAAGGCTAATCGTAAGAGTGTGGACAAAGACAAAGCAGGCGCACTGGAGCAGAGCGGAGGCATGGACGGGCTTGGTCTCATGCAGGGTAATGGGGCCAAGGTAGGACCCACCAGCAGCAACTATGATGACGCCATGCAGTTCCTCAAGAAAAGACGCTACCTTCATGCCGCAAACAATGCAAACTCATCTGGGCAAGTGGGAGTGGGAGGAACCAGCAACGAGTACGACGTCGGTATGGGCCATTTGTCTACCCAGCAGTCGGTCATTCAGGGTGTGATGGACAGTGACCCTCCTCTGAGTCTGGATAAATCAGGGATCCCTGATGAGGTGCTTCAGAGCCTCCTAGATCACTACGCCCAAAAACCTGACGGCTCCCATCATGACGTTCACTTCGATATCAGCGATCAGCATGTTGAGCTGAACCCTGTCTCAGCTGATGGCCCAGACATCGGCCACAACGCCGGCACCGCCAGCCCGTCTGGAGACAAGAACGTCATGATGAACGAATACTCTCGCTTCTTGCTGCAAGCTTTAGAGCGCACCAGCCACAGTGCCAGCTTCCCTCTGGGCCCCGGGACCCCCACCTCAGGACCTTTCACCAGTTCCCACCCGGGGAATCCCCTCTACGCCGACAAAAACATCTACACTACATCCCCACTGGAGTGTGGGTTTGGCCAGTCGGCGGCTTCTCCTTCGCTGCCCTCCTCCGTGCCAAAGTCTCACTTTGCGATGTTGACGACCTCCTCGCCACAGCACGGCTTCCACCTGAGCAGCCTGGAGGCCTCCACACACCAGCAGCTCACCCcgtctcaggagctcagtgatcAGATGGAGAAGCACTCCTCCACCCCCCCTTCCTCCTATCAGATCAGCCCATCAGACCTGAGCAGCCAGAAAGACCATCCGCCGGGCAAGAACGGAACAGTGGTCTACCCTTTAGCTGCCTCGCAGGATCTAACTTCTCTGGACTCCTCCAAGCCTTCCTACCAGATAGAAAACTTTGCCCAGGCCTTTGGCTCCCAGTTCAAGCCGGATGGCAGCGGCTTGACTTACGGCACTGATTCTGGCGGGGAGGTGGATCACAGGATACGAACGCCTGTGTCTGAATTCTCAGGGTATACTAGTTTGTTATCTGATGTCAATGAGCCAGTAAGTACAGGTTCCAAAACTACAACAAGCCAAAGCTACAGATGA